One segment of Vibrio gazogenes DNA contains the following:
- the malE gene encoding maltose/maltodextrin ABC transporter substrate-binding protein MalE — translation MKKTLHAVAICTCTALGSLSLSLSANAAIAEGQLTIWINGDKGYNGLAEVGKKFEQDTGIPVTVLHPDGLQDKFPQTAATGDGPDIVFWAHDRFGGYAEAGLLAEVHPSPELKANMFDFAWDAVQYHGKFIGYPVAVESLSLIYNKDLVPEPPKNWEDIAKLNDKLSKQGKSAIMWNLKEPYFTWPLLAADGGYAFKFSSDKGYDIKDIGVNKPGVRKAMTFLKGLIDSHVISPDMDYSVSESEFTKGNTAMTINGPWSWGNIDKSGIHYGVTTLPKFNGKNSKPFVGVLSAGISTASPNKDLAVEFLEHYLLTDDGLAMVNADKPLGAVALKSYQKKLANDPRIAATMYNATDGEIMPNIPQMNAFWSSMKNAIINVVDGRQSVDSALADAQKQIAH, via the coding sequence ATGAAAAAGACCCTACATGCTGTCGCGATTTGTACCTGTACAGCTTTAGGCTCGTTGAGTCTGAGTTTGAGTGCAAATGCTGCCATTGCGGAAGGACAGCTCACAATATGGATTAATGGAGACAAGGGCTACAACGGTCTGGCGGAAGTTGGTAAAAAATTTGAACAAGACACGGGGATTCCGGTTACGGTACTGCACCCGGACGGGTTACAGGATAAGTTCCCGCAGACCGCAGCAACCGGTGACGGGCCTGATATCGTGTTTTGGGCGCATGATCGGTTTGGCGGATACGCTGAAGCCGGATTGCTGGCGGAGGTTCATCCGTCCCCGGAACTGAAAGCAAACATGTTCGATTTCGCATGGGATGCGGTCCAGTATCACGGCAAGTTCATCGGCTATCCGGTCGCGGTAGAGTCACTGTCGCTGATTTATAACAAAGATCTGGTACCTGAGCCGCCCAAAAACTGGGAGGATATTGCTAAACTGAATGACAAGCTGAGCAAACAGGGTAAAAGCGCGATTATGTGGAATTTGAAAGAACCGTACTTTACTTGGCCATTGCTGGCGGCTGATGGCGGGTACGCGTTTAAATTCAGCAGTGATAAGGGCTATGACATCAAGGATATCGGGGTGAATAAACCCGGCGTTCGCAAAGCGATGACGTTCTTGAAAGGGCTGATCGACAGTCACGTCATTTCACCGGATATGGATTATTCCGTGTCTGAGTCTGAGTTCACCAAGGGCAATACGGCTATGACGATTAACGGGCCGTGGAGCTGGGGCAACATTGACAAATCCGGTATTCATTACGGTGTCACCACGCTACCTAAATTTAATGGCAAAAATTCCAAACCATTTGTTGGTGTGTTGTCCGCCGGGATCAGTACCGCCTCACCCAATAAAGATCTTGCCGTTGAATTTCTTGAGCACTATCTGTTGACTGATGACGGTCTGGCGATGGTGAATGCAGATAAGCCGTTGGGCGCAGTTGCTCTGAAATCTTATCAGAAGAAACTTGCCAACGATCCGCGCATTGCTGCCACGATGTACAATGCGACCGATGGTGAGATTATGCCGAATATACCGCAGATGAATGCATTCTGGAGCTCGATGAAAAATGCCATTATCAATGTGGTTGATGGACGTCAGTCGGTTGACTCGGCATTAGCTGATGCGCAAAAGCAAATTGCACATTAA
- the malK gene encoding maltose/maltodextrin ABC transporter ATP-binding protein MalK — protein MASVTLKNVSKAYNDVVITKDVNLEINDGEFVVFVGPSGCGKSTLLRCIAGLEDITSGDLYIGEQRVNDIEPSKRGVGMVFQSYALYPHLNLYDNMSFGLKLAKADKKAIHARVVEAAEILQLGHLLDRQPKALSGGQRQRVAIGRTLVSRPNVFLLDEPLSNLDASLRVNMRSEITKLQRQLGCTMIYVTHDQVEAMTMADKIVVLQTGSVAQVGQPLALYHYPKNRFVAGFIGSPKMNFMTVNVEAVESERVMVQLPNGETFWIPVKGDQVHPGERMSLGIRPEHLISAESASFTVSGTVQIVEKLGNETQIYLHLKGADANVIYRAMDTLDVEVGDAYTIGIEPNRCHLFHSDGSACPRCYREKGVDFEAAYHD, from the coding sequence ATGGCAAGTGTCACCCTGAAAAATGTATCGAAGGCTTACAATGATGTCGTGATTACCAAGGATGTGAATTTGGAAATCAACGATGGTGAGTTTGTCGTTTTCGTCGGCCCGTCAGGATGTGGTAAATCCACCCTGCTACGCTGTATTGCCGGCTTAGAAGATATCACCTCGGGTGATTTATATATTGGTGAACAACGCGTCAATGATATTGAACCATCCAAAAGAGGTGTCGGGATGGTTTTTCAATCCTATGCCCTTTATCCCCATCTGAATTTGTATGACAACATGTCGTTTGGCCTCAAACTCGCCAAAGCCGATAAAAAAGCAATCCACGCCCGCGTCGTTGAAGCGGCTGAAATTCTCCAACTCGGCCACCTGCTGGACCGACAGCCCAAAGCATTATCCGGTGGGCAACGTCAACGAGTCGCCATTGGCCGGACATTGGTCTCAAGACCGAATGTATTTCTCCTTGACGAACCGCTCTCGAATCTCGATGCGTCGTTACGGGTCAATATGCGCAGTGAGATTACCAAATTACAGCGCCAGCTCGGTTGCACCATGATTTATGTCACGCATGATCAAGTTGAGGCCATGACTATGGCCGATAAGATCGTTGTGCTTCAAACGGGGTCTGTTGCTCAGGTCGGCCAGCCGCTGGCGCTCTATCATTATCCTAAAAACCGTTTTGTGGCAGGGTTTATCGGCTCACCGAAAATGAATTTTATGACGGTGAATGTCGAAGCTGTGGAGTCCGAGCGAGTGATGGTGCAATTACCCAACGGTGAAACGTTCTGGATTCCGGTCAAAGGCGATCAGGTTCATCCGGGAGAACGGATGTCTTTAGGGATTCGTCCGGAACATTTAATCAGTGCTGAATCCGCCTCATTTACGGTATCGGGCACCGTCCAGATCGTCGAAAAACTCGGTAACGAAACGCAGATCTATCTGCATTTGAAAGGCGCTGATGCCAATGTAATTTATCGGGCGATGGATACTCTTGATGTCGAAGTCGGTGATGCATATACGATTGGTATCGAACCGAACCGCTGTCATCTGTTCCACAGCGACGGCAGCGCTTGTCCGAGATGTTATCGTGAAAAAGGTGTAGATTTCGAGGCTGCTTATCACGATTGA
- the malQ gene encoding 4-alpha-glucanotransferase: MITKPTLEHVADLAGIAKCYTDAWGNETEVPEQTLRQILAIMGYDMSEDARLMASAIHKHQSRLSEPVIVVRGDGQPVDITLSIGRDASYEHFSWQIRTEDHQYLDGEVATHLLADHRDSDGTVTLRITGLAQGYHQLWVRDKRNGHFEESLLIIAPVACYKQPALLSGQKMWGLSIQLYTLRSKDNWGIGDFGDLKQLITEVADQGAQFIGLNPLHTLFPACPEFASPYSPSSRFWLNTLYIDVSSVPEFVLSHAAQSLVGSADFQHRLEQTRAKPWVDYTEVNTLKMMVLPLLYQEFRHRHLTHRSERAQAFMRFVAQGGDSLTALAVFHVLSETFGQSGDETNEAPQPRGWAQFPSEYQDYQSETVQAFIETHQDEIQFHIYLQWIAESQLKEAQSMARERGMAIGLYRDLAVGVSRNGCDTWVDGNHHTLVKAVSVGAPPDILGPLGQDWGLPPFHPVTLREHGYRPFIDLLRANMKHCGALRIDHVLGLLRLWWIPEGKTAKEGAYVYYPVEHLLAILALESHRHQCAVIGEDLGTVPTQMAEILATAGIHSYKVFFFEKSQQGVYTPPSDYPYQSMTALCTHDMPTLRGFWHGSDLSLGQQLGLYPDETQLEQLRQDRAQIRHGVLQALGMLNAQGQDSTGQVPTAAAEEHLVMDPLLGELIQLHVASGRSALVSIQLEDLLAMDEPVNVPGTVDQYPNWRRKLTADLTTMFSSPAIRQMLVKLTQIRAA; encoded by the coding sequence ATGATAACAAAACCAACATTGGAGCATGTGGCCGATCTCGCCGGGATTGCCAAGTGCTACACGGATGCATGGGGTAATGAAACGGAAGTTCCCGAGCAGACGTTGCGTCAGATTCTTGCCATTATGGGCTATGATATGTCAGAAGATGCCCGACTCATGGCATCAGCAATCCACAAACATCAATCTCGGTTGTCAGAGCCGGTCATCGTTGTTCGTGGCGACGGGCAACCCGTCGATATCACACTTAGCATCGGCCGCGATGCTTCATATGAGCATTTCTCCTGGCAGATCCGAACAGAAGACCATCAGTATCTTGATGGGGAAGTGGCCACACACCTCCTTGCGGATCACCGCGACAGTGACGGCACCGTGACGCTGCGGATCACCGGGTTAGCACAGGGCTACCATCAATTGTGGGTGAGAGACAAACGTAATGGTCATTTTGAGGAGAGTCTGCTGATCATTGCGCCGGTTGCGTGTTATAAACAGCCCGCATTATTGTCAGGCCAGAAAATGTGGGGGCTGAGTATTCAGCTTTATACGCTCCGTAGTAAAGATAACTGGGGAATCGGCGATTTTGGTGATCTGAAACAGCTGATCACCGAAGTTGCAGATCAAGGGGCTCAGTTTATCGGGCTCAACCCACTGCATACGCTTTTCCCGGCTTGTCCGGAATTTGCCAGTCCTTATAGCCCCTCTTCAAGATTCTGGTTAAATACGCTCTATATCGATGTCAGTTCGGTGCCTGAATTTGTCCTCAGCCATGCCGCGCAGTCGTTGGTCGGCAGTGCCGATTTTCAGCACCGGCTGGAGCAGACAAGAGCCAAACCATGGGTTGATTACACCGAAGTGAACACCCTCAAAATGATGGTGTTGCCGTTGTTGTATCAGGAGTTTCGTCATCGTCATCTGACGCATCGTTCTGAGCGGGCACAAGCGTTTATGCGGTTTGTGGCGCAGGGCGGGGATAGTTTGACTGCGCTGGCGGTGTTTCATGTGCTGTCCGAAACATTCGGCCAGAGCGGGGACGAGACGAATGAGGCGCCCCAACCTCGAGGATGGGCACAGTTTCCGTCGGAATATCAAGATTATCAGAGCGAGACGGTACAAGCCTTTATTGAGACACATCAGGACGAAATTCAGTTTCACATATACTTGCAGTGGATTGCTGAAAGCCAGTTGAAAGAAGCACAATCAATGGCACGGGAACGGGGTATGGCGATTGGCTTATATCGCGATTTGGCCGTTGGTGTCAGCAGAAATGGTTGTGATACCTGGGTTGATGGCAATCATCATACGCTGGTCAAAGCGGTGAGTGTCGGTGCGCCACCGGATATTCTCGGGCCGCTCGGACAAGACTGGGGACTACCGCCATTTCATCCGGTCACGCTGCGGGAACACGGGTATCGCCCTTTTATTGATTTGCTCAGAGCCAATATGAAGCATTGCGGGGCTTTGCGCATTGATCATGTGCTGGGATTGTTAAGGCTGTGGTGGATACCCGAGGGGAAAACAGCGAAAGAGGGGGCTTATGTTTACTATCCGGTTGAGCATCTGCTGGCGATTCTGGCCTTGGAATCCCACCGACATCAGTGTGCGGTCATTGGTGAAGATTTAGGCACGGTTCCGACGCAGATGGCGGAGATTCTCGCAACCGCAGGCATCCATTCATATAAAGTATTTTTCTTCGAAAAATCTCAGCAAGGCGTGTATACACCACCGTCAGACTATCCTTATCAGTCGATGACGGCTTTATGTACACACGATATGCCGACACTGAGAGGGTTTTGGCATGGTTCTGATCTGTCATTGGGGCAGCAACTGGGGCTTTATCCCGATGAGACGCAACTCGAACAATTGCGTCAAGACCGTGCACAAATTCGTCATGGCGTGTTGCAAGCGCTGGGGATGTTAAACGCGCAAGGACAAGATAGCACCGGTCAGGTGCCAACGGCGGCGGCTGAAGAACATCTGGTCATGGACCCATTATTGGGTGAGTTAATCCAGTTGCATGTGGCCTCGGGTCGTTCGGCGCTGGTCAGTATTCAGCTTGAAGACCTGCTGGCGATGGATGAGCCGGTTAATGTGCCGGGGACTGTTGATCAATATCCTAACTGGCGGAGAAAACTTACGGCTGATTTAACCACGATGTTTTCGTCACCGGCTATTCGGCAAATGCTGGTGAAGCTTACTCAGATTCGCGCTGCCTGA
- a CDS encoding glycogen/starch/alpha-glucan phosphorylase, with protein MNNEPTNLFEPEAFKQSVLHHLKTTYSQEIEHASTRSWYLAMVRVLSEMTIADLVDTEHDPRVRNAKHVNYLSLEFLMGRLTGNALINMNVYAQVEHVMQTLGQSLSDLLEHERDPSLGNGGLGRLAACFMDSCAAQEYPTVGYGLHYEYGLFKQSFVAGRQQEAPDEWRGEEGYPWERMRPELTRRVGFFGHVETYQHQGKTKHRWLPDQIVKAIAWDIPIVGYKSHTVYPLRLWECRAEQGFSLDKFNEGAYIEAQRRMIEAANLTKVLYPNDNHEQGKVLRLMQQYFHSAASIGDIVARHEQAGRDWESLPDYETIQLNDTHPAIAIPELMRLLIDEKDLAWQTAWSICAQVFAYTNHTLMPEALETWRKSLMTKLLPRHMALITEIDQYFLKQVEQQWPGDTDKQAKLAIVSTEKEPMVRMANLCVVGSYAVNGVAAMHTELVQKELFPEFNTLFPNRIRNVTNGITPRRWLTYCNPDLATLIRHKIGYRWEDNLDHLAALADYAEESDFQAAFMATKKANKERLAQWVLTNLGLEINPNALFDVQIKRLHEYKRQHLNLLHILSLYHRLLHEPTFDMVPRVVFFAAKAAPGYHLAKEIIYAINQVAETINQDERVNDKLKVVFIPDYRVSIAELIIPAADLSEQISTAGKEASGTGNMKLALNGALTIGTMDGANVEIREEVGDENIFIFGLNVHQVNQCLKDGYDPDTYYRADPLLKASLDWLNTDDFTPGSPHGLKAVYDTLLRDGDPYLCLADFRAYVDAQEAVDRQYRDVQGWARKAILNTALVGKFSSDRSIRDYVETIWRLQPVKR; from the coding sequence ATGAACAATGAACCAACCAATCTTTTTGAGCCGGAGGCATTCAAACAGAGTGTCTTACATCATTTGAAGACCACCTATTCGCAAGAGATTGAACATGCAAGCACCCGGTCATGGTACTTGGCGATGGTGAGAGTGTTGTCTGAAATGACCATTGCCGATCTGGTCGATACGGAACATGATCCTCGGGTTCGCAACGCAAAACATGTGAATTATCTGTCACTCGAATTTCTGATGGGACGTCTGACGGGCAATGCGCTGATTAACATGAATGTGTATGCGCAGGTTGAGCATGTCATGCAAACACTGGGACAATCATTGTCTGATTTATTGGAGCATGAGCGTGATCCGTCACTCGGCAACGGTGGGTTGGGGCGTTTAGCCGCCTGCTTCATGGACTCCTGCGCTGCTCAGGAATACCCCACAGTCGGATACGGGTTACATTATGAATATGGATTGTTCAAACAGTCTTTTGTCGCTGGGCGACAACAGGAAGCACCGGATGAATGGCGCGGAGAAGAGGGCTACCCGTGGGAACGGATGCGCCCTGAACTGACCCGGCGAGTCGGGTTCTTCGGCCATGTTGAAACCTATCAACATCAAGGTAAAACCAAGCACCGTTGGCTGCCGGACCAAATTGTAAAAGCGATCGCATGGGATATTCCGATTGTCGGATATAAGAGTCACACGGTTTACCCGTTGCGTTTATGGGAATGCCGGGCAGAACAAGGGTTCTCGCTCGATAAGTTTAATGAAGGTGCTTATATTGAAGCGCAGCGGCGCATGATTGAAGCGGCAAACCTGACCAAAGTGCTTTATCCGAATGATAACCATGAACAAGGTAAAGTTTTGCGCCTGATGCAACAATACTTTCATAGTGCGGCATCCATCGGTGACATTGTTGCTCGTCACGAACAAGCCGGACGCGATTGGGAGAGTTTACCCGATTATGAAACCATCCAATTGAATGACACCCATCCTGCAATCGCGATTCCCGAACTGATGCGACTCTTGATCGATGAGAAAGATCTGGCGTGGCAAACTGCGTGGTCGATTTGTGCGCAGGTTTTTGCTTACACCAACCATACTCTGATGCCAGAAGCCTTAGAAACTTGGCGCAAATCTCTGATGACCAAGTTACTGCCTCGACATATGGCGCTCATCACGGAAATTGATCAGTATTTCCTGAAACAGGTCGAGCAACAGTGGCCGGGTGATACCGACAAGCAAGCGAAGCTTGCGATCGTCTCCACGGAGAAAGAGCCAATGGTGAGAATGGCCAATCTGTGTGTCGTCGGTTCTTATGCGGTCAACGGTGTTGCCGCAATGCACACGGAGCTGGTGCAAAAAGAATTATTCCCTGAATTCAATACGTTATTCCCTAACCGAATCCGTAATGTCACCAACGGGATTACCCCGCGTCGCTGGTTAACCTATTGCAACCCCGATCTGGCGACGCTGATCCGTCATAAAATCGGATACCGGTGGGAAGACAATCTCGACCATCTGGCAGCGTTGGCTGATTATGCCGAAGAATCGGATTTTCAGGCTGCATTTATGGCGACGAAGAAAGCCAATAAAGAACGTTTGGCGCAATGGGTGCTGACCAATCTCGGGTTAGAGATTAATCCCAATGCGTTGTTTGATGTACAAATCAAGCGTCTGCATGAGTACAAACGTCAACATTTAAATCTGCTACATATTTTGTCTTTGTATCACCGTCTGTTACATGAACCGACGTTTGATATGGTGCCCCGCGTGGTCTTTTTTGCTGCCAAAGCCGCCCCCGGTTATCACCTTGCCAAAGAGATTATCTATGCCATCAATCAGGTGGCTGAGACCATCAATCAAGATGAGCGAGTCAACGATAAACTGAAAGTTGTGTTTATTCCCGATTACCGGGTCAGCATTGCAGAATTGATCATTCCCGCTGCGGATCTGTCTGAGCAGATTTCAACCGCAGGGAAAGAAGCATCCGGGACCGGCAACATGAAACTGGCACTCAACGGTGCGCTGACGATCGGGACGATGGATGGGGCGAATGTGGAAATTCGCGAAGAGGTCGGTGACGAAAATATCTTTATCTTTGGCTTAAACGTGCATCAGGTGAATCAATGCCTGAAAGACGGTTATGACCCCGACACTTACTACAGGGCTGACCCGCTCCTGAAAGCAAGCCTTGACTGGCTTAACACTGACGATTTCACACCGGGAAGTCCACACGGATTAAAAGCGGTGTACGACACCTTATTACGTGACGGTGACCCTTATCTGTGTCTGGCCGATTTCCGCGCTTATGTTGACGCACAAGAAGCGGTGGACCGCCAGTACCGTGATGTGCAGGGTTGGGCCCGCAAAGCGATTTTAAATACGGCATTGGTGGGTAAATTCAGTTCGGATCGGTCGATTCGCGATTATGTGGAGACGATCTGGCGGCTGCAACCCGTCAAACGTTAA
- the malT gene encoding HTH-type transcriptional regulator MalT — MWIPSKLTRPSRLHHAISRQRVLDTLRHAHRCKVVLFRSPAGYGKTTMAAQWLADSPAVGWYSIDDGDNDSFRFINYFIQAINIATGNGCPNSQTLAERSQYSSVSSLFAELFHEIQDVTQPCYLVLDDYHLIDDEKIHEAVRFFIKHMPDNMTVVVTSRANPPLGIANLRVRDLLIEIDHDILAFDEEETTRFFSQVVHDEFDSETVSELRHYVEGWPSALQLIALQAKHQNRSLAQSRQSVARFNHDHLWEYLIEEVFAYIDSDTRLFLLQCAVLETFNDVLVAELTQRSDALNMIESLNRYGLFIHRLESEQNWYRFHHLFAEFLTHQRHKIIPDEEQRLHSRAAQAWLKLDIPHQALKHAQQTNNSDLTTQILLAHGWRMFNHGELNILETAMDELDAEHLYAGVKLPLLQAWLAQSQHSYPRVEDMLTQAEHEMCLRNISISQPEQGQINTLRAQVAINKNDPELASELAELALSQLATTDFRSRIIATSIVGEVNHVHGELNRALSLMQQTEKLARQHQVYHQALWALIQQSEILLAQGYVQAAFELHESAFKLIEAQQLHQVPLHEFLLRLHAQILWCWNSLDEAEVFAQKGIRVLGNLDISKHLHSYSILARIAIARGEIDRAAKFVAQIETLLSQSSYHIDWTANASFALLLYWQVRDDADAIETWLAQASRPSEAKNHFLQLQWRNIARAQIYTGQLEKAQQSLAFLQHEAQQSELFTDTNRNLIVEAVLAVHQQQPQVAETVLRQALKMTNQTGMVADFLIEGQHLYPILQQLLQGETLEDLEKHRAKYLLREIAQKQRSRSLHFDEEFIDKLLNHPKVPELVRTSPLTQREWQVLGLIYSGFSNEQISQELDVAGTTIKTHIRNLYQKLNLTNRKEAIETAERLLSLMGY, encoded by the coding sequence ATGTGGATTCCATCAAAACTGACACGTCCGAGTCGTCTACACCATGCGATCTCTCGACAACGGGTACTCGATACCCTGCGCCATGCGCATCGATGTAAAGTAGTGTTGTTTCGCTCACCAGCCGGTTATGGTAAGACAACCATGGCAGCACAGTGGCTTGCCGATAGCCCTGCTGTCGGCTGGTATAGCATCGATGACGGTGACAATGATTCGTTTCGTTTCATCAATTACTTTATTCAGGCGATTAATATCGCCACCGGCAATGGCTGTCCGAATAGTCAGACCCTTGCCGAACGCAGCCAGTACTCTTCCGTCTCTTCTCTGTTTGCTGAACTCTTTCATGAAATTCAGGATGTCACGCAACCTTGCTATCTGGTTCTTGACGACTACCACTTGATTGATGATGAGAAGATCCACGAAGCAGTGCGTTTCTTTATTAAACATATGCCGGACAACATGACGGTGGTCGTCACCAGCCGTGCCAATCCGCCGTTGGGTATTGCGAACCTGCGTGTTCGCGATCTGCTCATCGAGATTGATCACGATATACTGGCATTTGATGAAGAAGAAACAACCCGCTTTTTCAGTCAGGTGGTTCACGATGAATTTGATTCGGAAACCGTCAGTGAGCTGCGGCATTATGTCGAAGGCTGGCCTTCCGCCCTACAATTGATCGCGTTACAGGCCAAGCATCAGAATCGCTCGTTGGCTCAGTCACGGCAGTCGGTCGCTCGGTTCAATCATGATCATCTGTGGGAATACTTAATTGAAGAAGTGTTTGCTTATATTGATAGCGACACACGGTTGTTTCTGTTGCAATGTGCGGTTCTGGAGACCTTCAACGATGTATTGGTTGCTGAACTGACCCAGCGCAGCGATGCATTGAACATGATTGAGTCTCTCAACCGTTATGGCCTGTTCATTCATCGGCTGGAAAGTGAACAAAACTGGTATCGCTTCCATCACCTGTTTGCAGAGTTTCTGACCCATCAACGGCATAAAATCATTCCTGATGAGGAACAACGATTACATAGCCGGGCCGCTCAGGCTTGGCTTAAATTGGATATTCCTCATCAGGCGCTGAAACACGCACAGCAAACCAATAACAGTGATTTGACCACCCAGATTTTGCTCGCTCACGGCTGGCGCATGTTCAATCATGGTGAGTTAAATATTCTGGAAACAGCAATGGATGAACTCGATGCCGAGCATCTCTACGCCGGTGTGAAATTGCCGTTACTTCAGGCGTGGTTAGCCCAGAGCCAGCACAGCTATCCCCGGGTCGAGGATATGCTGACGCAGGCCGAACATGAGATGTGTCTGAGAAACATCTCGATTTCTCAGCCGGAGCAAGGACAAATCAACACGCTCAGAGCTCAGGTTGCCATCAACAAGAATGATCCGGAACTCGCATCGGAACTGGCTGAACTCGCCCTGAGTCAGTTGGCAACGACCGATTTTCGCAGCCGGATTATTGCTACCTCGATTGTCGGAGAAGTCAATCACGTGCATGGGGAGCTCAACCGAGCGCTTTCTCTGATGCAACAAACCGAGAAGTTAGCCCGACAGCATCAGGTTTATCATCAGGCATTGTGGGCTTTAATCCAGCAGAGCGAAATTTTGCTCGCTCAGGGGTATGTTCAGGCCGCCTTCGAGCTACATGAGTCAGCTTTCAAACTGATTGAAGCCCAACAGTTACATCAGGTACCGTTACATGAATTTCTGCTACGGCTCCATGCGCAGATTCTCTGGTGCTGGAATTCACTGGATGAAGCGGAAGTCTTTGCCCAAAAAGGGATTCGAGTACTGGGTAACTTAGACATCAGTAAACATCTGCATAGTTACTCGATTCTTGCCCGTATTGCGATAGCCCGCGGAGAAATTGATCGCGCGGCAAAGTTTGTGGCGCAGATAGAAACGTTGTTGAGCCAATCCAGCTACCATATTGACTGGACTGCAAATGCCTCGTTCGCTTTACTGCTCTACTGGCAAGTCCGGGATGATGCCGACGCAATCGAAACATGGCTCGCTCAGGCTTCCCGCCCTTCGGAAGCGAAAAATCATTTTTTACAACTCCAGTGGCGTAATATCGCACGGGCTCAGATCTATACCGGCCAACTGGAGAAAGCGCAGCAGAGTCTGGCGTTTTTGCAGCATGAAGCGCAACAATCCGAACTCTTTACCGATACCAATCGTAACCTGATTGTCGAAGCGGTACTCGCGGTGCATCAGCAACAACCACAAGTGGCTGAAACCGTGTTACGACAAGCCTTAAAGATGACCAATCAGACGGGTATGGTGGCGGATTTTCTCATCGAAGGACAACACTTATATCCGATCTTACAGCAACTGCTGCAAGGTGAAACGCTTGAGGATTTAGAAAAGCATCGCGCTAAATATTTGCTCCGTGAGATCGCCCAGAAACAGCGGAGTCGTTCATTGCATTTCGATGAGGAATTTATCGATAAGCTGCTGAACCATCCCAAGGTTCCTGAGTTGGTTCGCACTAGTCCATTGACACAACGTGAATGGCAAGTGCTTGGCCTGATCTATTCAGGTTTTAGCAATGAGCAAATCTCTCAGGAGCTGGACGTTGCGGGAACCACGATCAAAACCCACATTAGAAATCTCTATCAGAAACTGAATCTGACCAACCGTAAAGAAGCCATAGAAACGGCTGAACGATTACTGAGCTTAATGGGATACTAA
- a CDS encoding carbohydrate porin: MKKVSLIALAISGAVLSMQSSAEDKVHEGWTVNGYGHLLYNVGESLSLNDSYGHRRDYHAAGAAFSGNPTQIEFTVTKGQNFDSGSWAKYVLKAEYGNNEGGNGRGFYTSSSGNEGHLESGQVEFKEAYIELGDLSYFADGLSLWAGQRYLNRQSGIITKEFWKQSSGVGAGVQYHDAGFAVMSADPGEGSCTLSGANVNSKQCSLDSDGRSTTLTSADFYYYGVKGLGGKFDFDLKITSRKHVDESSTAKNGVGAAITYHRDYYGFDGWSTTAITYGKGVSANRGVNFGQWSGNWKKDDRSLFLTSYGVANIAQDIQLGTEVTYWQLDNNTTHDVWGSKDGVSRLIVGVTPSYRVNDNFRMEATLTYALESLGAAGTWGREDADTSFYTATLAPVLTVNADYWGRPQIKPYITYMKSSDNGYAWTSGDDNTETRVGIEAEIWF; this comes from the coding sequence ATGAAGAAGGTAAGCTTAATTGCTTTAGCCATTTCCGGAGCAGTGCTTTCAATGCAATCCTCAGCCGAAGACAAAGTTCATGAAGGCTGGACAGTCAATGGTTATGGTCACCTACTATACAATGTCGGCGAATCACTCTCTTTAAACGACAGCTATGGTCACCGCAGAGACTATCACGCGGCTGGCGCTGCATTTTCCGGTAACCCGACACAGATCGAATTCACGGTCACCAAAGGCCAGAATTTTGATTCCGGCTCCTGGGCGAAATATGTGTTAAAAGCGGAGTACGGCAATAATGAAGGAGGGAATGGCCGCGGATTTTATACCTCATCTTCAGGCAATGAAGGACACTTGGAAAGTGGTCAGGTGGAATTCAAAGAGGCTTACATTGAGCTGGGCGATTTATCCTACTTTGCCGATGGACTCAGCCTTTGGGCAGGTCAACGTTATCTGAACCGTCAGTCAGGCATCATTACGAAAGAGTTCTGGAAGCAATCTTCGGGTGTCGGGGCCGGGGTTCAGTATCATGACGCCGGATTTGCGGTCATGTCAGCGGATCCCGGTGAAGGCAGTTGTACACTCTCGGGGGCAAACGTCAATTCCAAACAGTGTTCTTTAGATAGTGACGGACGGAGTACCACCCTCACTTCGGCTGATTTTTACTATTACGGTGTTAAAGGATTGGGGGGGAAATTCGATTTTGATCTGAAAATCACTTCGCGTAAACATGTTGATGAGTCGAGTACCGCCAAAAATGGTGTCGGGGCGGCGATTACCTACCATCGCGACTATTACGGCTTCGATGGTTGGTCAACGACGGCTATTACTTACGGAAAAGGCGTTTCTGCCAACCGGGGGGTCAACTTCGGTCAGTGGAGCGGCAACTGGAAAAAAGATGACCGTTCTCTGTTTCTGACATCTTATGGGGTCGCCAATATTGCTCAGGATATTCAATTGGGTACCGAAGTCACTTATTGGCAACTGGATAACAACACCACTCACGATGTCTGGGGCTCTAAAGACGGGGTGTCACGCCTGATTGTCGGTGTCACTCCCTCTTATCGAGTGAATGACAACTTCCGTATGGAAGCAACCCTGACCTACGCACTGGAAAGTCTCGGTGCAGCCGGAACATGGGGACGTGAAGATGCCGATACATCATTTTATACCGCCACTTTAGCGCCGGTTCTGACGGTTAATGCAGATTACTGGGGACGCCCACAGATCAAACCCTATATCACTTATATGAAATCAAGCGATAATGGTTATGCTTGGACCTCCGGTGATGACAACACGGAAACGCGTGTCGGCATCGAGGCTGAAATTTGGTTCTGA